The DNA segment GCGTCTCCAATTTCGTTTCCCAGATAACTTTGAGCTTATATCCTTGTCATATTTATCCTCTGTAGGGTTGTCAAGatccaaatttatttcatcTTCCAACTCAAGCATTGCTTCTTCCATCATTTGTTCATCAAAGGTATCATTGGGGAAGTCATCCTCCTCATCAAGAacagtttttgtctttttggtTGGAGGCCCACCTCTGTTCTTGGAACCACGACCTGACATAATCtaaaaatagagagaaaaaaacaataattgattttcgTTTTGTGAATTATTCTAGAAGCTTTAAGAATgtctaaaaaagtattttttataaggtCATGCTTTGCTTTAAGTAATCATGTTTGATTATATCGACTTATGATGGAggattatacaaaataatatataacgataatctctccaaaaaaaaaaaatatcttgtttctaaaaaaagaaactctttTCATGTCGTTTACATTGACTCTGAGTACTTGATATTTTACTGTGTGCAAATAATAATGGGAATTTGTTACAGTAAGTAATCAACATTATACTTTACTAACGAATAAATtgacattattacaaaaaaaaggtcaacATACTATTGCAGAAGATgtaatcaaaaaagaagaaaagagagtaTTTGAGTCAGGTAGGGGGACAAAAGAGACTAAATCAATCAAAAGTGGATCTTCGATTTCATTATCATCATCGTCAGACTATAAGACTTCTCCTGTGATAAATGAAAGGTGATCGGCCGATCAACTCCCATAATTAATACGAATgaccatatttaataaatatccaCCTTTTCAGAGAATTGACGCCAAGAAAGGGTATATTGAAACCCCGATCCCCAAGTGTCACTTCTGTCTCAATCATGGATGGGCTCGTTCACAATTTGGGTGCAAATAAGGCTCTGAGTTTGTTCAACCCAAGAAGAAAATTGTCAGGTCGGAAGAAACGGCTACGGCAAGTACAAAATTACTGGGAGGACCTTGAAGTATCCCCAACCCCTTCACAAGCAAGAATACAATTTCACGTAAGTAGGACCAAGATCAAAATGTCGTGTTCAAGTTAATACCTTGACaataagatgaaaaatataaaatgcaataattgagTATTCCATGGATGGCCAATATTTTGTTAGTGTAATATTTCACTTTTagtatgaaaattactaattgataagaCGTATTCTATGGCACATTATtgagttcaaatgcccacaatGATATTACTAGTAAGTACATAATAAAAGcgtaattttaatagaccaaaatgaaatgataacagtaataaatatttggttaGGAAAATGACggatgatgtaattaaataaaccGTTATCCAGCGTTGCAAATAACGGACGGACATCGATCAGCGAAAATGCACTTGTGATCAGTCAtatactttaaaccttgatcaTCATGACcggtcatatatatatatttttcttaatacatattcaatataaaaaactggTACATTTTTCACCGGCAGGATTTTGATATAATcgatgtataaaatttaattattcacagCAATGGTTATTATGTACACAAATTGTAAGTTGTACAGTctgtttatacaaattataatatatattatatatgcgATTAAGTACAAGCAGATAGtacaacttataatttttacatttcattatatattggtaaattaaaattagttctttattttgtatttatgaataatgtaactgtgggtatttgaactttcTAATGTGTCAtagaacaattataattatccattagtaattttcattttttaagatgtCGAAAATTACAACAATTTAGTAATGGGTCGGTCAtctatggaatattaaattatctgtaTAACATGATGAACtcacaattctttatttaaaagcaTTCATTCATTTGTGGGGTGTGGgaacgtcaatataaaaacttttttttttaaatcaagaaaggaagaaaatcccattatattttttacttcatatatacatatataaaacccaatatttcatagaaatactattaagagtcaatattgttttcaaatttgtggaatgacttaaaatacccaataatgttaactatagttcaTTTGATTTAAGGTAATCATGTTGTCTCGGATTGAGGccctttcaaccataaaatctatcaatgtattttcattactttaaatgcaatttacaGCAGTCCCAAGggataaataagaataattacttGTTAGAAATGGATGATAATTATTCGTAGGAGAATTGataacaaatgtaatccaggctcaattttgagaaaaataattaatatttg comes from the Lepeophtheirus salmonis chromosome 4, UVic_Lsal_1.4, whole genome shotgun sequence genome and includes:
- the LOC121115689 gene encoding uncharacterized protein, yielding MGICYSQHTIAEDVIKKEEKRVFESGRGTKETKSIKSGSSISLSSSSDYKTSPVINERELTPRKGILKPRSPSVTSVSIMDGLVHNLGANKALSLFNPRRKLSGRKKRLRQVQNYWEDLEVSPTPSQARIQFHINEHERRRSLESSNIYNSIRSQLPSLELRRWQRTIKILGFTHSFLKQHQKNNETKRMSSSDPELHTIYSLMIDS